A window of Methanolobus sediminis contains these coding sequences:
- a CDS encoding glycosyltransferase family 4 protein: MKITLVHDNFDNEQHGIFNHTSNLYSRLSTNPYVDSVYELTPIKNKKIYGLLPISLFQLYHLVAAIKKQNPDIVHIHGTHLPYALLPLVLKNKFITIVTLHGIVALDSKESIRNRLLCKHLIFKYFEKISVRNASFLIAVSPAVKKMIQDMYYPSCNIEVIPNGVNLSDFKLNYNNIKLKHPCIFFIGRLVKTKNIGILIKAFSLVKSKFPNTHLYIAGTGPQISNLKKMVSKYDLTDDVTFLGYIFGDMKISYYKSVDICVVPSKFESFSIVTLEAMASSKAVVASNVGGIPYLVEDGLNGFLFSPSDHVDLCEKISFLLENNNLRKEMGKAGCKKATSFEWDLIVAKTVDCYKSLLGCE; this comes from the coding sequence ATGAAAATCACATTAGTGCATGACAATTTTGATAATGAACAGCATGGAATATTCAATCACACTTCCAATTTATATTCAAGGCTTTCAACGAATCCATATGTAGATTCTGTTTATGAACTAACTCCTATAAAAAATAAAAAAATTTATGGGCTTTTACCTATTTCTTTATTTCAACTATATCATTTGGTTGCTGCTATAAAAAAGCAAAATCCAGATATAGTTCACATACATGGTACACATTTACCATATGCTTTGCTTCCTTTAGTACTTAAAAACAAATTTATAACTATAGTCACGTTACACGGCATAGTAGCCTTAGATTCAAAAGAATCTATTAGAAATCGATTATTATGTAAACATTTAATTTTTAAGTACTTCGAAAAAATTTCTGTGAGAAATGCTTCTTTTTTAATTGCTGTCTCTCCTGCTGTTAAAAAGATGATTCAAGATATGTATTATCCCTCTTGTAATATTGAGGTAATTCCGAATGGAGTAAATCTAAGTGACTTCAAATTAAATTATAACAACATTAAATTAAAACATCCATGTATATTTTTTATTGGAAGATTGGTAAAAACTAAGAATATTGGTATACTTATAAAAGCATTTAGCTTAGTTAAAAGCAAGTTTCCGAATACTCATCTTTATATTGCTGGCACAGGTCCACAAATCTCCAATCTTAAGAAAATGGTTTCAAAATATGACCTTACAGATGATGTTACTTTTTTGGGATATATTTTTGGTGATATGAAAATAAGTTACTACAAGTCTGTTGATATTTGTGTCGTACCTTCAAAATTTGAATCATTTTCAATAGTCACGTTGGAAGCAATGGCATCATCAAAAGCTGTGGTTGCTTCGAATGTAGGTGGTATTCCATATTTGGTTGAAGATGGTTTAAATGGTTTTTTGTTTTCCCCTTCTGATCATGTAGATCTATGTGAAAAAATATCATTCTTACTCGAAAATAATAATTTGCGAAAAGAGATGGGCAAAGCGGGTTGTAAAAAGGCAACTTCTTTTGAATGGGATTTAATCGTTGCTAAAACCGTGGATTGCTATAAATCATTGCTAGGATGTGAATAA
- a CDS encoding glycosyltransferase family 2 protein, with product MDSNYVLITPIKNEEANIGKLIDSVVSQSLKPILWVIIDDHSTDSSSLFIKKAETQYKWIKSLTPEAKKNNRDLGFHLPKIMQIGFDFAYQFCKSNGTNFEYVGNIDGDIYLDPRYFESMIEEFVQNPKVGVASGYPYIVKDCQFVPATTSDLPSGGVLLLRKDCFDLIGGIPQSYSYDSVINVRARLAGYEVKRFPTAKHFSTRYAQGADGNWKRYVTLGKSHYYIGYAFPLVFLRSIRYSFSKIPLSGMAYFLGYFSSQVNRQEKIPDLEVRNYFRHQKYKEIFSRHLSKKN from the coding sequence GACTCTGTCGTATCGCAAAGCTTAAAGCCTATTCTTTGGGTAATCATTGATGACCACAGTACGGATTCTTCATCACTATTCATTAAAAAAGCAGAAACTCAATATAAATGGATAAAAAGTTTAACGCCTGAAGCCAAAAAAAATAATCGTGACCTTGGTTTTCATTTACCCAAAATAATGCAAATAGGTTTTGATTTTGCCTATCAATTTTGCAAATCCAATGGAACTAATTTTGAATATGTAGGAAATATTGACGGTGATATTTACCTTGATCCAAGATATTTTGAATCAATGATTGAAGAATTTGTTCAAAATCCCAAAGTAGGCGTGGCTTCTGGTTATCCCTATATAGTGAAGGATTGTCAATTTGTGCCTGCTACAACTTCTGATCTTCCTTCTGGAGGTGTCCTCCTATTGAGGAAAGATTGTTTTGATTTGATTGGTGGCATTCCCCAGTCATATTCCTATGATAGTGTTATTAATGTAAGGGCAAGATTAGCAGGCTATGAAGTTAAACGGTTTCCAACTGCCAAGCATTTTTCAACAAGATATGCACAGGGTGCAGATGGCAATTGGAAGCGATATGTTACATTAGGTAAAAGTCATTATTATATAGGTTATGCATTCCCACTAGTTTTTTTAAGATCTATTAGGTATTCTTTTTCAAAAATTCCACTATCGGGAATGGCTTACTTTTTAGGATATTTTAGTAGCCAAGTAAATCGTCAAGAAAAGATTCCAGATTTAGAAGTTAGAAACTACTTTAGGCATCAAAAATATAAAGAAATCTTCTCAAGACATCTATCTAAAAAAAACTAA